The following proteins are encoded in a genomic region of Oncorhynchus kisutch isolate 150728-3 linkage group LG4, Okis_V2, whole genome shotgun sequence:
- the palm1a gene encoding paralemmin-1 isoform X3, whose amino-acid sequence MEMSEGLSQQERIQAIAEKRKRQIEVENKKRQLEDDRRQLSHLKQKSLREKWLLDGAAGSEQDEAKKQLAEDETKLKGMEESIIRLEQELEELETGVSVTSTKESLTDAAKVEEAKTADNKAPAGTVQVVHEVNGENGVHQLSANEVDELILKADESMMSDATTAGATYTTPVFPTNAELAAEQQTTPKKEITGMEAKAGGASPQPGGGEMEASAENPVTMVFMGYQSVQDETETNKVLGLEGTVKAQLVVIEDGEGKNVTVGPTPATVTVTEGGAKEEQSPPPNGSAADPAKTPQETSSTKEKGGEPEGGTTELNNKEKQPCKCCTIM is encoded by the exons gagaagaggaagaggcagaTAGAGGTCGAGAACAAAAAGAGGCAGCTGGAAGATGACAGGAGACAGCTTTCACATCTCAAG CAAAAGTCCCTGAGGGAAAAATGGTTGCTAGACGGAGCTGCTGGGTCGGAGCAGGACGAGGCCAAGAAACAGTTGGCGGAGGACGAGACCAAGCTCaaggggatggaggagagcaTCATTAG ACTGGAGCAGGAACTGGAGGAGCTGGAGACGGGCGTGTCGGTGACCTCCACCAAAGAGAGTCTGACAGATGCAGCCAAGGTGGAAGAAGCCAAGACCGCCGACAACAAA gctcctGCAGGCACTGTTCAAG tgGTACACGAGGTGAACGGGGAGAACGGGGTCCACCAGCTCAGCGCCAACGAGGTGGACGAGCTCATCCTCAAAGCTGATGAGTCCATGATGAGCGACGCCACCACCGCTGGCGCCACCTACACCACCCCTGTCTTCCCCACCAATGCTGAGTTGGCTGCCGAGCAGCAGACGACACCCAAGAAGGAGATCACAGGCATGGAGGCCAAGGCAGGTGGCGCTAGTCCCCAGCCAGGTGGAGGCGAGATGGAGGCCAGCGCCGAGAACCCCGTCACTATGGTGTTCATGGGCTACCAGAGTGTGCAGGACGAGACAGAGACCAACAAGGTGCTGGGCCTGGAGGGTACCGTCAAGGCCCAGCTGGTGGTCATTGAGGACGGCGAGGGCAAGAATGTGACGGTTGGGCCCACTCCAGCCACCGTGACCGTCACCGAGGGAGGCGCCAAGGAAGAGCAGTCTCCCCCACCCAACGGCAGCGCCGCTGACCCCGCCAAGACCCCCCAGGAGACATCCTCCACAAAGGAGAAAGGGGGTGAGCCAGAGGGGGGTACCACTGAGTTAAACAACAAGGAGAAGCAGCCTTGCAAGTGCTGCACCATCATGTGA
- the palm1a gene encoding paralemmin-1 isoform X1 — protein sequence MEMSEGLSQQERIQAIAEKRKRQIEVENKKRQLEDDRRQLSHLKQKSLREKWLLDGAAGSEQDEAKKQLAEDETKLKGMEESIIRLEQELEELETGVSVTSTKESLTDAAKVEEAKTADNKAPAGTVQEVKEVLKVHNSPRLDMSGGASDIMRTAMYSVEITVERDNVTGETKVLSTNTLLPINLSGQGVKVYEDYQKVVHEVNGENGVHQLSANEVDELILKADESMMSDATTAGATYTTPVFPTNAELAAEQQTTPKKEITGMEAKAGGASPQPGGGEMEASAENPVTMVFMGYQSVQDETETNKVLGLEGTVKAQLVVIEDGEGKNVTVGPTPATVTVTEGGAKEEQSPPPNGSAADPAKTPQETSSTKEKGGEPEGGTTELNNKEKQPCKCCTIM from the exons gagaagaggaagaggcagaTAGAGGTCGAGAACAAAAAGAGGCAGCTGGAAGATGACAGGAGACAGCTTTCACATCTCAAG CAAAAGTCCCTGAGGGAAAAATGGTTGCTAGACGGAGCTGCTGGGTCGGAGCAGGACGAGGCCAAGAAACAGTTGGCGGAGGACGAGACCAAGCTCaaggggatggaggagagcaTCATTAG ACTGGAGCAGGAACTGGAGGAGCTGGAGACGGGCGTGTCGGTGACCTCCACCAAAGAGAGTCTGACAGATGCAGCCAAGGTGGAAGAAGCCAAGACCGCCGACAACAAA gctcctGCAGGCACTGTTCAAG AGGTCAAGGAAGTGCTCAAAGTGCACAACAGCCCTCGTCTGGACATGTCCGGAGGTGCATCAGATATAATGAGAACAG CAATGTACTCAGTAGAGATCACCGTTGAGAGGGACAATGTCACGGGCGAGACTAAGGTGTTGTCCACCAACACCCTACTGCCCATTAACCTCTCTGGGCAAGGGGTCAAGGTGTATGAGGATTACCAGAAAG tgGTACACGAGGTGAACGGGGAGAACGGGGTCCACCAGCTCAGCGCCAACGAGGTGGACGAGCTCATCCTCAAAGCTGATGAGTCCATGATGAGCGACGCCACCACCGCTGGCGCCACCTACACCACCCCTGTCTTCCCCACCAATGCTGAGTTGGCTGCCGAGCAGCAGACGACACCCAAGAAGGAGATCACAGGCATGGAGGCCAAGGCAGGTGGCGCTAGTCCCCAGCCAGGTGGAGGCGAGATGGAGGCCAGCGCCGAGAACCCCGTCACTATGGTGTTCATGGGCTACCAGAGTGTGCAGGACGAGACAGAGACCAACAAGGTGCTGGGCCTGGAGGGTACCGTCAAGGCCCAGCTGGTGGTCATTGAGGACGGCGAGGGCAAGAATGTGACGGTTGGGCCCACTCCAGCCACCGTGACCGTCACCGAGGGAGGCGCCAAGGAAGAGCAGTCTCCCCCACCCAACGGCAGCGCCGCTGACCCCGCCAAGACCCCCCAGGAGACATCCTCCACAAAGGAGAAAGGGGGTGAGCCAGAGGGGGGTACCACTGAGTTAAACAACAAGGAGAAGCAGCCTTGCAAGTGCTGCACCATCATGTGA
- the palm1a gene encoding paralemmin-1 isoform X2, whose product MEMSEGLSQQERIQAIAEKRKRQIEVENKKRQLEDDRRQLSHLKQKSLREKWLLDGAAGSEQDEAKKQLAEDETKLKGMEESIIRLEQELEELETGVSVTSTKESLTDAAKVEEAKTADNKAPAGTVQEVKEVLKVHNSPRLDMSGGASDIMRTVVHEVNGENGVHQLSANEVDELILKADESMMSDATTAGATYTTPVFPTNAELAAEQQTTPKKEITGMEAKAGGASPQPGGGEMEASAENPVTMVFMGYQSVQDETETNKVLGLEGTVKAQLVVIEDGEGKNVTVGPTPATVTVTEGGAKEEQSPPPNGSAADPAKTPQETSSTKEKGGEPEGGTTELNNKEKQPCKCCTIM is encoded by the exons gagaagaggaagaggcagaTAGAGGTCGAGAACAAAAAGAGGCAGCTGGAAGATGACAGGAGACAGCTTTCACATCTCAAG CAAAAGTCCCTGAGGGAAAAATGGTTGCTAGACGGAGCTGCTGGGTCGGAGCAGGACGAGGCCAAGAAACAGTTGGCGGAGGACGAGACCAAGCTCaaggggatggaggagagcaTCATTAG ACTGGAGCAGGAACTGGAGGAGCTGGAGACGGGCGTGTCGGTGACCTCCACCAAAGAGAGTCTGACAGATGCAGCCAAGGTGGAAGAAGCCAAGACCGCCGACAACAAA gctcctGCAGGCACTGTTCAAG AGGTCAAGGAAGTGCTCAAAGTGCACAACAGCCCTCGTCTGGACATGTCCGGAGGTGCATCAGATATAATGAGAACAG tgGTACACGAGGTGAACGGGGAGAACGGGGTCCACCAGCTCAGCGCCAACGAGGTGGACGAGCTCATCCTCAAAGCTGATGAGTCCATGATGAGCGACGCCACCACCGCTGGCGCCACCTACACCACCCCTGTCTTCCCCACCAATGCTGAGTTGGCTGCCGAGCAGCAGACGACACCCAAGAAGGAGATCACAGGCATGGAGGCCAAGGCAGGTGGCGCTAGTCCCCAGCCAGGTGGAGGCGAGATGGAGGCCAGCGCCGAGAACCCCGTCACTATGGTGTTCATGGGCTACCAGAGTGTGCAGGACGAGACAGAGACCAACAAGGTGCTGGGCCTGGAGGGTACCGTCAAGGCCCAGCTGGTGGTCATTGAGGACGGCGAGGGCAAGAATGTGACGGTTGGGCCCACTCCAGCCACCGTGACCGTCACCGAGGGAGGCGCCAAGGAAGAGCAGTCTCCCCCACCCAACGGCAGCGCCGCTGACCCCGCCAAGACCCCCCAGGAGACATCCTCCACAAAGGAGAAAGGGGGTGAGCCAGAGGGGGGTACCACTGAGTTAAACAACAAGGAGAAGCAGCCTTGCAAGTGCTGCACCATCATGTGA